A genomic window from Silene latifolia isolate original U9 population chromosome Y, ASM4854445v1, whole genome shotgun sequence includes:
- the LOC141631813 gene encoding uncharacterized protein LOC141631813 has translation MAIMTFIDNQFSPLASSSKLPRSYTNTKNQKNKGMVNSTAEKVPQTVSAKETTQGPQTGDAKKTVSLGSIVGFPVLNLDEGVPNKPDSGWLLRQGGNNIVMEIIVEEEEQLDLLKFTPDDIKSEVEFWNQSVYCYILGTNPPMDIVEDYVYQAWSEFGIDKVSFVENGVFLVRFTKPAGMSSLLNVGYYFFDNKPIVIKPWSVDVDLVKEKIDVAPVWVRLTGVPLKFRGDYLVPIAGLVGNFVRKDIATTEKKRLSYARVLVELKMDQHLPDKIQFLDENGNVVVVQVTYEWRPVSCEGCKGFGHDKQQCTKAKPKVQPKGKPNPPPEKQKRQTWRPVQKQVDPPRAKRSIVFSPEGFPPLVRPSVTTPAMHIMKLNKQGRFTEIIASGRKGPLPFLDALNGTTPRRGVMQSGLFGLLETKIKPRNLLNKSSSLCEGWSITTNSSWHKGGRIWVLWKPELFIVNVLNYNAQYIHMRVTSRTDDNCFLLTMIYAHNDFHERVELWTFLKHVALTCNESWLWAGDFNTVLSPVERLRGHTSEAEMQHFQECVSLCCVEDLQATRAMFTWSNNENPVDRVYSRQDRVMGNNEWMLEYGDYLAHFHPEGVFDHCPCTIVNKKADMGRRKSFNYFNMWGKSELFLPCVKKIWCQVYQETKMFSVVKKLKALKLGLKALNKDYFSDIENSTTLTAALLEKNSEGFGGPSW, from the exons ATGGCTATCATGACCTTTATTGATAATCAATTCTCACCTCTAGCTTCATCTTCTAAACTCCCACGTTCTTATACTAacacaaaaaatcaaaaaaataaggGGATGGTGAACTCGACAGCTGAGAAAGTTCCGCAGACGGTCAGTGCTAAGGAGACTACACAGGGGCCTCAAACTGGTGATGCGAAAAAGACAGTGTCTTTGGGGTCTATTGTGGGTTTCCCTGTTCTTAACCTTGATGAGGGTGTGCCTAACAAACCAGACTCTGGATGGCTTCTTCGTCAAGGTGGCAATAACATCGTTATGGAGATAATTGTTGAGGAGGAGGAACAGTTGGATCTTCTGAAGTTCACTCCGGATGATATCAAATCTGAGGTAGAATTTTGGAACCAATCTGTTTATTGTTATATCTTAGGGACTAACCCTCCTATGGACATTGTTGAGGATTATGTTTATCAGGCTTGGTCTGAGTTTGGTATAGACAAGGTCTCTTTCGTGGAGAATGGCGTTTTCTTAGTAAGGTTTACTAAGCCTGCTGGGATGTCCTCTCTTCTGAATGTTGGGTATTATTTCTTTGATAACAAGCCTATAGTGATTAAGCCTTGGAGTGTGGATGTAGATCTTGTGAAGGAGAAAATAGATGTGGCCCCTGTTTGGGTGCGGTTAACAGGAGTACCCCTGAAGTTCCGGGGGGACTATTTAGTGCCTATTGCAGGGCTTGTGGGTAATTTTGTTAGAAAGGACATTGCTACTACTGAAAAAAAGAGACTTAGTTATGCGCGTGTCCTGGTTGAATTGAAAATGGACCAACATTTACCAGACAAAATTCAATTCCTTGATGAAAATGGGAATGTAGTTGTTGTTCAGGTGACTTATGAATGGAGACCTGTTTCTTGTGAGGGTTGTAAGGGATTTGGTCATGACAAACAACAGTGTACAAAGGCTAAGCCTAAGGTTCAACCAAAAGGGAAACCAAATCCCCCTCCTGAGAAACAAAAGAGACAAACTTGGAGGCCAGTGCAAAAACAGGTGGATCCCCCTAGGGCTAAACGTTCAATTGTGTTTTCCCCTGAGGGGTTCCCTCCTCTGGTCAGACCTAGTGTTACTACTCCTGCTATGCATATCATGAAACTCAATAAGCAGGGTCGATTTACTGAGATAATAGCTTCTGGTAGGAAAGGTCCTTTGCCTTTCTTAGATGCTTTGAATGGCACTACTCCTAGGAGGGGAGTGATGCAGAGTG GGTTATTTGGTTTACTGGAAACAAAAATAAAGCCTAGGAATCTTTTGAATAAGAGCTCCTCTCTTTGTGAAGGTTGGAGCATAACTACTAATAGCAGTTGGCATAAGGGAGGTCGTATTTGGGTTTTGTGGAAACCTGAGCTATTCATAGTTAATGTCCTAAATTATAATGCCCAATATATCCACATGAGAGTGACTTCTAGGACTGATGATAATTGTTTTTTGCTTACTATGATTTATGCTCACAATGATTTCCATGAGAGAGTTGAACTTTGGACTTTCCTGAAGCATGTTGCATTGACTTGTAATGAATCTTGGCTCTGGGCTGGGGATTTTAACACTGTGTTAAGTCCAGTGGAGAGGCTTAGAGGTCATACTTCTGAAGCTGAAATGCAGCATTTTCAGGAATGTGTATCTCTGTGCTGTGTTGAGGACCTGCAGGCTACTAGGGCTATGTTCACATGGTCTAACAACGAGAACCCTGTGGATAGAGTATACAGTAGACAAGATAGAGTGATGGGTAATAATGAATGGATGTTGGAATATGGTGACTACTTAGCTCATTTCCACCCTGAAGGTGTGTTTGACCACTGCCCTTGCACAATTGTTAATAAGAAAGCTGACATGGGTAGAAGGAAAAGCTTTAACTACTTCAACATGTGGGGGAAATCTGAGTTGTTTCTTCCTTGTGTGAAGAAAATCTGGTGCCAGGTTTATCAGGAGACTAAAATGTTCTCTGTTGTTAAAAAATTGAAAGCACTGAAGCTTGGACTTAAAGCTCTTAATAAAGATTATTTCTCTGATATTGAGAATAGTACAACTCTTACTGCTGCTCTTTTGGAAAAAAATTCAGAAGGATTTGGTGGACCATCCTGGTGA